In uncultured Propionivibrio sp., the sequence TGCGCCGGACGGCTGCACCGACGGCCCTGCCTGCGTTCCGTTTCAAAGCTTTTGTCATCGCCGCGCTCGGCAGCCAGCGTTTCGCCGCGCAGGCGGAAACAGGAGGATGGCGCCTGAACGGCCATCTGCTCGGCGTCTATGATTTTTCTTCCGATGCCAACGGCTATGCGCAGTTGCTGCGCGGCTGGCTGCAGGCGGCGAACGACGGCGATCTCCTGATGTGCCACCCGGCAATTGCCGGCGCGGCGTTGACGCAGGCAGCCAAAGACGCGATCGCCGCGCAGCGTCCGGTGGAGTTCGGCGTCCTTGCCGACCCGCGCATCGACACCTGGTGCAGTGCCGCCGGCGTCCGGCTCGTGCGCCTGTCAGAAATGCTATCCGAGTTGCATTGAAGCGGGCGGCAAACCGTCGAGCTTGCGCCGATGCGCCGAATACACCCGCATGCCGGCGTGGAGATTGAGGGCCAGCCAGCCCTGTGCGACGATCAGCGCGATGCCAGCGGGATAGACGAGAAACTCCGGCCAGACCGTCGCCAACGCCAGCAGCAGGCAGGCGACACCATGCGCGCGTAATTGCCGCGCCATCGCCGCTTCGTCGATGATCTTCTTCATGTTCGGCGCCATCAGCCGGCCGCTGCCGAGATTCTGCAGATGCAGCCAGATGAGGAAGGGCACGATCTTGTAGAGCATGCCCGTAATCACCGAAACGAAGCCGCCGAACAGCACGAGCGACCCGAGCAACAGCGGCCAGCCTTGCCATTCGCCGAGCATATCGAGTCCCATCGCGGCGCCCCAGAGCAAGGCCGCCAACAGTGTACTGAGCATCGCCAGGCGCCAGAAATGCTGCGAGGGATCGAAGCGCGGGCGCTTGCTGCGCTGCTGCAACCGCACGGTCGCCACGGCGAAGGCGAGTGGAAAGACGACGACAAGAGCCGCAACCAGCGTCGCCCACGGCCCCGGCCAGAACAGGTCGACCGCATTCCAAACAGCCAGCGCGACCAACGCCAACGTCATGAAGCGCGTGCCGAATATGGCCGGATAATTCGGCGTCAGCTGGAACATCGGCACGACGACAAGCGCCACCGCCGTCAGCAGCACCAGCCCCCAGCCGACAAAGCCCCAGGCCGCGTGGTAATCGGCGACCTGCAGCAGCGGCAATGAAAACGATCCGCCAAAGGACATTGCCATGGCGACGCCAAGCGCGATCGTCACTGCCAGCCCGACCAGCGCCAGCTTGAGACCCGAGATGGTCGCGCTGGTCGGCGGCACGCCGCGCAGCGACGCCGCCGCGGCGACAACAAAGACCAGCGCGGCAAAGCCGAGGAACGCCGAGGCGGCGGCAAACCAGTACGGGGCGAAGCTGAGAAAGGCGACGGCAAGAAACAATGTGCCAATCGTCATCGCCGCGTGCACCACCGCCGAAACCAGCGACAGACGCCATAGGTTGGCGCCAGCGACGACGGGGAGAATCTGCACCAATGCACCGAGCATCACCTGCAGCATGAAGCCGACAGTCACCAGATGAACCACCGCGAGAATCGCCGGCGTCCAGCGTGAGGCCAGCGCATCGGGGCCGGCCCAGAGCAGCAGCGCGCCGGCCAGTACGGCAAACAGCGGCGCCGTCAGGAAAAACCGGAACGGCGCCGCCATTGGCGGCGACTGATCGTAAGACAGTAAAGCCTGCATCGCGAATTTATACCAAGAGTCTATGCCGCCGGCTTATGCCATATCAGGACTTCGTAGCAACCGTCCGGTGCCTGCCGCGTCAGCCACTCATAACCGTTGAGCGATAGCGCGCGGTAGAGCGGAAACGGCTCGCGACCGATCCGCAGCATGACCTTCTCGCCCGGCGCGATCGCGTCGAGCGCCTCCATCGTCCGGACGAATGGCTCCGGCGGTTCGAGTTCGCGTCCGTCAATGATGCGGTCGGGCTGGACATCGCTCATGCGTGCCTCCTCGGTCAGGGGTGCAGTGTCGATTCGATGCGTGCCGACAGCGACGCATAGGCATCGCGCAGATGCTCGTCACACATCGGATAGAGGATATTCTCCTCTTTCATGTTGTGCTGCTGCATCATGATCAATAGCGTTTCGGCATAACCCGAATAATCGACCGCGTCGTGCTCCCGCAAGGCCGAGGCCGCCGCTTCGATCAGTTCGCGCATTTGCGCGTGCTCGTTGCGCATCACCTGCGTCGGCCCCATGCGCATGCCGGTCCGCGCTTCGAATTCTGGGAACAGCAATGACTCCTCGGCGGAAAAATGCGCCAGCATCGCCCGCTCATAAACGGCGAACGCCTGCGTCGCAGCATTCCAGTCGTCCCGCCCCAGCGCCGCTTCGACCGCGACAAAGCAATCGTCGCAATGGCGGTGATCGCCGGTCATCAATTCTCTGAATGTCATGGTCGTATCTCCTTCTTCCAGTCAACGACGCCCATCTTGCCGCAAGGCCAAACAGAATGACTTGACGAAGATCAAATCCGTCGCGTCGCACGAGTCGCGATTCCGGCTTTGCCCTTCCCCGGCAAAGCGGCCTATAGTGAAGGTATCAAGAACAACAAAGGAGCCTCTCATGTTCAAGCACATTCTTGTTCCCACCGACGGGTCGCCGCTTTCGCAGGAAACCGTCAGCCGCGCCATTTCGTTCGCCAAGGAAGCCGGCGCGAAAATCACGGCGTTCTATGCCAAACCATCCTTCCCAGAGTGCTTCTTTGGCGAGGGGGCGCTGGTAGACCCGGGTTCGCCGGAAAAATTCGCCCAGATGGCCGAGGAGGAAGCGCTGCGCATTCTCGGCGAGGTCGAGGCCGGCTGTCGCGAAGCAGAGGTGCCGTGCGACACATGTGCCGTCGAGAGCGACATTCCCTATGAAGCCATCATCGAGGTTGCGACGCAGCGGGGCTGCGACCTGATTTTCATGTCATCGCACGGCCGCCGCGGCATCGGCGCGCTGCTGCTCGGCAGCGAAACCCACAAGGTGCTGACGCACTCGAAGATTCCGGTGCTGGTCTATCGCTGATCCCTTCGGCCTCTGGATTCAGGAGGCACGCTTGCGCAGATAGCGCGCCTCCTCGAACAGGGAGGCGATCTCGACCCTAATGATGTCGGGATCGTCGGGCACGAGGTAGAGCACCGGCATCATCAACTCCTCGAAGATGCCGCGCAGACTGCGCCCGCCAGCCCGGTATTCGACCGCCAGTTCGGCGATCTGCTCGAAGACCCGCGGCGTAACGACAAGCTCGACGCCGTCGGCCTGCAGCAGATCGGCATATTGCCGGTAGATCGAATCCTTCGGCTCGCTGATGATGCGCACCAGCATCGCCTTGTCGAGATCGTCGAAGCGCGCGACGATCGGCAGACGTCCGGTGAATTCAGGAATCAGTCCATACTCGGCAAGATCGGTCGGCTTGACGCGCCGGTTGAGGCGATCGAGGATCGCCTGGTTGTCGCCGGCCGAGGTGGCGATGAAGCCGAAGCCGCGCCGCTTGGCCATCAACTCATCGAGCCCGACGAAGGCGCCGCCACAAATGAACAGGATGTTCGTCGTATCGATGCAGCGCCCGTCCTTCAGCCGTACCGGCGCGCCTTCCATGATCTTGAGCAGCGCATGCTGAACGCTTTCACCCGACGCGGCGCGCTGGGCACCCGGTGACGCCTTCAGCTTGTCGATCTCGTCGATGAAGACGATGCCGCACTGCGCCTTGCGCAAATCGTCGCCGGCGCGTTCGATCAGGCGCAGCAAGACGGCCTCGATTTCGTCATTGACATAACGGGTCTGCGCCAGCGATGTAGCGTCGGCGGTGACGAAGGGCACGCCGAGCATGCGCGACAAGGTCTCGCAGACGAGCGTCTTGCCCGTCCCCGAACTGCCGATCAGGAGCACGTTGCTCTTGGCGGCGACACTGCGACGCGACGCCGCCGACGCGATCTTGCGGTAGTGCGTATAGACCGCCACCGCCACAATCCGCTTGGCATTTTCCTGGCCGATGACATACTGATCGAGATACCTGACGATGACGCTCGGCGTCACTTCCCTGGCCAGCATCCGCTTCTCCTCCTTGACGGTTTGTACTATGGTAGTCGAACGGAGGAAATTCGGCACGGCCGGCTCGATGCTATTGCCTTCACACGGGAGAAATTGCATGTTCGAATGGTGGCACTGGATGGTTCTCGGGCTCTGTCTGGCCATGGCCGAACTGGCGGTACCGGCCTTCTTCCTGATCTGGTTCGGCATTGGCGCGCTGCTGGTCGGGCTTGTGCTGCTCGCCGCACCGGAAACCGGCATCGCCGTTCAGTTGTTGCTCTGGGCGGCCACGTCGACGGTGCTGGTGATCGTCTGGTTCCGTTATCTCAAACCGGCCACCGTCAGCGCGGTCGGCAGTTCGACGGCGCATGTCACCGGTGAGGTCGGCATCCTTGTCGGCGATCTCACCCCCGACGCCCGCGGCCGGGTGCGCTTCCAGAAGCCGGTCCTCGGTGCCGATCTCTGGGAATGCTATGCCGACGCACCAATCCGCGCCGGCGCGCGCGTGCGCATCGTCGCCGTCGAAGGCAGTTTCGTCAAAGTGGAGGAAGCATCATGATCGGCACGACCATCACCTCGTTCGTATTTCTTGCTTTCGTCATCATCACCATCGCCCGCGGCGTGCGCATCATCCCGCAGGGCGAGGAATGGGTCGTACAGCGGCTCGGCAAGTACCGGGTGACACTGCTGCCGGGGCTGCGTTTCATCATCCCCTACCTTGACTCGGTCGCCTACAAGGTGACGACCAAGGACATCATCCTCGATGTCCAGGAACAGGAAGTCATCACCCGCGACAACGCCGTCATCGTCGTCAACGCCATCGCCTTCATCAAGGTCACCGACCCGGTCAAGGCGGTCTATGGCGTCGAGAACTATTCCGAGGCGATCCGCAACATGATCATGACGACCCTGCGTTCGATCGTCGGCGAGATGGAACTCGACCACGCGCTCTCGCAGCGCGACATGATCAAGGCCCGCCTCAAGGCCGGCGTCGCCGACGAAGCGCTCGACTGGGGACTGACCGTCAAGTCAGTCGAGATCCAGGACATCAAGCCTTCGCAATCGATGCAGCGGGCGATGGAACTGCAGGCCTCGGCCGAGCGCGAACGCAAGGCCATGGTGACCAAGGCCGAAGGCGAGAAACAGTCGATGATCCTGACCGCCGAAGCGCGGCTCGAATCGGCCAAGCGCGACGCCGAAGCGCAGATCATGCTCGCCGACGCGTCGTCGCAGGCAATCACCAAGGTCACCGGCGCCTTCGGCGCCAACGAATTGCCGATGCTGTACCTGCTCGGTGAGAAATATATCGCCAGTCTGGGTAGAATGGCCGACTCGCCCAATGCCAAGGTCGTACTGCTCCCCGCGGATCTGCAGAACACCTTGCGCGGCCTGTTCCAGCACTTACCCAAGACCTGAAGCGAACCCGTTTTGACCGACAACCGACATTTATTCCAGGGCTATCTCGCCGCCATCGCCACGCTCCTGATGTGGAGCGCCTTTTCACTGGTTTCCCGCCTCGGCGGGAAAAGCGTCCTGACGCCGTACGACGTCTATGCGCTTCGGGTTGTCACGGCCGCCGCCGTGCTGATTCCCTTCATCGGGCGCCTGCCGAAAGGCGCCTGGAAGGACGGCCGGCTTTGGTTGCTCACCACCCTCTGCAGCCTGATCTACTGTCCGCTCGTCTATAGCGGCTTCAAATACGCGCCGGCAGCGCATGGCGGCATCCTGCTCGCCGGCCTGCAGCCCTTGTTGATCAGCATCGTCGTCTGGATGTTTACCGGCAAGCGGCCGACCCGCGCCCGCAGCATCGGCCTGCTGTTGATCACCGGCGGCATCGTCTGCGCCGCCGTGCCCTACTTCAATGCGTGGTCGCCTGATTCCGCCTTCGGCGACCTGCTGATCTTCCTCTCGTCGGTCAGCTGGGCGATCTATTCGGTCCTGGCCGCGCGCTGGGGTTATCCCGTCTGGGGTCTGACCTGCGCCATCGCCTTCGGCTCGCTGGTCGCCTATCTGCCGATCTACACGCTCTTCCTGCCCAAGGCGCTGGCGGCGGCGCCGCTCTCGGCAATCGTCACGCAAGGGCTGTATCAGGGCATATTCGCGACCATCCTTGCCATGCTCACCTATCTCAAGGCCATCTCGATTTTGGGGGCCGAACGTTGCGCGCCCTTGCTCGCGCTCGTCCCGATCGTCATCGGACTCGTCGCCGTGCCGCTGCTCGACGAGCCGCTGACCGGCTGGCTGATGGCCGGCCTGGTTCTGGTGTCGGGCGGCGCACTCGTCGCCGCGCGACAGAAGGCGACGCTTTAGATCACGTACACCAGGCCATCAGGACGATATAGCCGGTCACGCCGAGCGCGACGGTGCCGACGACATGCAGGAGCGCCCGCCAATAACTGGGAGGCGGATAGTGTTCGTTGCCCGGGCGCTCGGCTTCGCGCACGCCCTCGACCCACTGGATCACCTCGCCGAGCGTGAACACGCAGGCAAGACCAAAGACGAAACAGCCGACAATGATCGTTCCCAACTGTCCTTGCCCGGTCCGGCAGCTGAAATCGAGCCGTACCTGACCGCGCGTGATCGGGTCGAAAGCCGTTGCCAGGCGGAAAAAGGCGATCGCCATGAGCAGGAACACCAGGATCACGGCCATGTAGATCCAGAACTCGCGCGTGCGCATGATGCGCCCGGCTTCGATGATCTGATCCCTCAATTCGCGAAAAAACCCCGCAAACATGCGCATTCCCTTATCCCCCGTCCGGCCGCTTTTCCGGCCAGTATCGTATGTAATTGCTTTTTGTGATGCTTGCATTCCCGGGGCAATCCTGCGATAAGCTCGCCCTTTACCTATTATCGGACGAATTCATGGCAACTGAACACTTCATTCCCGGCAAGGATGCCTCGCTCGAGACAACGATCGCGCGCATGCAGCAAAAACTCGCCGAACTCGGCTTTCATGTCGAGGAACGTTCGTGGCTCAATCCCATCGATGACGTTTGGTCGGTACATATCCGCGACCGGGACTGTCCGCTCCTCTTCACCAACGGCAAGGGCGCGTCCCAACTTGCCGCGCGCGCCAGCGCCCTCGGCGAATTCTTCGAACGCCTGTCCTGCAACTATTTCTGGTCGCACTACCATCTCGGCCCGGGTTTTGCCGACGCGCCCTTCACGCACCATCCCGAAGAACACTGGTTTCCGCTCGACGAGAACGGCGCCTGGCCCGAAGGCTTGCTGACACCGGATCTGCAGAATTTCTACAACCCGCAGCAGAGCATCGATGCGACGATGCTCGTCGACCATAACTCCGGCAATGCCGACCGCGGCATCTGCGCCCTGCCCTTTACCCGCCTCAGCGACGACGCGCGCGTCTGGTTCCCGGTCAATATCGTCGGCAATCTCTATGTCAGCAACGGCATGGCCGCCGGTAACAGTCGCAACGAGGCGCGGGCGCAGGCGCTTTCCGAGATCGTCGAGCGCCACATCAAATTCCGCGTCTTCACCGAAGGGCTGTGCCTGCCAGAAATTCCGGAGAGCGTCATCGCCCGCTTCCCGAACATCGCCGCCGACATCGCCGCACTTCGCCAGGCCGGCAACGGCATCCTCGTCCGCGACGCCTCGCTCGGCGGCCAGTTCCCGGTCATCTGCGTGACCTTGCTCAATCCGCGCGACCAGGGCTGCTACTGCAGTTTCGGCGCCCATCCGCGCTTCGAGGTCGCGCTCGAACGGGCGCTGACCGAACTGCTGCAAGGGCGGGCGCTCGACGCGCTGGACGGTTTCCCGCCGCCGGGGTTCGACCTCGACGAGGTCGCCAGCTCGCCCAACATCGAGATCCACTTCGTCGATTCGAGCGGCATCGTCGGCTGGCCTTTCCTCGGTAACGCCCCCGATTTCGAGTTCTGCGACTGGAACTTCAGCACGACCACCGCCGATGATTACGCCTGGCTCGTTAACCTGATCCGCTCCCAGGACTGCGACATTTACGTCGCCGACTACGAACATCTCGGCGTCTACGCCTGCCGGATCATCGTCCCCGGTATGTCGGAGATCTATCCGATCGACGATCTGGACTACGAAAACAACAGCGTCGCCAACGATTTCCGCGAAGCCATCCTCTACCTGCCCGAACTCGACGACGAGGAATGCAGTGACCTGCTCGACACCTTCAACGACCTCAACCTTGCCGACGACCGCCTGGTCGCCGCGCTGATCGGCCTCGCCCCCGATGCAGACTCGTTCTGGGAGGACCTGCGCGTCGGTGAGCTGAAAACGCTGCTGGCGCTGGCGATCGGCAACGAGGATGCGGTTCGCGAAGGCTGCGACTGGATCCTGCATTTCGGCCAGATCAACCCGGCCCGCCTGCGCGCTTATCGCTGCATAGACACGCTGCAACGTCTCTACGACACCGGGGAAATCGAGCCCTTCCGGACGGCACTCGAGCACCTGTTCGGATCCACCACGCTCGCCGAAGCCGAAGCGTTGATGGCGCGCGAACTGCGCTTCTTCGGCATCGACGCACCCGGCACTGCTTTCGCCGGTTGCACGATGCACCAGCGGCTGCTGGCTGCCTATGGAAAGGTAGTCCGCGCCCACGGCTGACGCCATCCGCAAGCGCGTCGCCACCACATCGACCCGGACGACATTCCGGGTCGGGCGCGCCGTAGACTGCAGACATGTGATATCATGCTTTCAAAACAGTGCGTCACCGTCATCGCACCGGAGAACTCACATGCCTCGCACCAAGAACGTCGCCGCTCTCTTTGAAAAAAAGACCAAGGTCTCGGCGGTCGATCTCGTCATCGACAGCATCAAAAACATCCTGATCCAGAAGAAGATTCTGCCGGGCGACCTGCTGCCGAGCGAACAGGCGCTGGCCGACAGCCTCGGCGTCGGCCGCGGTTCGGTGCGCGAAGCGCTGAAGATCCTCGACGCCTTCGGCATCGTCGAAATCATCCATGGCGACGGCACGTACATCGCCACTTCGGCCAACAAGAAGATTTTCGATCCGCTGATCTACAGCATGATCATCTCGAATTCGGACTCGAACGAGCTGATCCAGTTGCGCGAGATGGTCGAAATGGGCGTCATCAACACGATCATCGACAACGCCACCGACGACGACCTGCGTACGCTCGAAGCGGTTCACGCCGAGTACGAAGCCCTCGGCCAGCGCGGCGAGACCGACCTCGCACAACTCAACGCCTGCGACCTCAAGTTCCACCGCACGATGGCGACGCTGACGCACAACCATCTGATCGAGAACATGTACAACTTCGTCATCGACATCTTCGCGCCGACGATCAACGCCACCTTCGGGCTGGAGCGTCACCGCAAGATCATTGCCGCGATCGTGAGCCGCGACAAGGCGGCGGCGATGGCGGCCGAGCACGACCATACGGCAACCTGGATTGCCTCGCAGCAGAGGCTCTGACGCCCTACCGCTGCACGCGACAGACGCGCGGCACACCAACGATCGGCGTGCCGCGTTTTTTTAGAGCGCCAGTTTGAATGCGGTTTTCAGTTCGTCGATCTGCGCCGCGTTCAGGCAGTTCGTCGCCCGCCCCTGCAGCAGCAGGAAGATCTTCGCCGTCTCTTCGAGCTCCTCGCTCGCGTAGATCGCCCCTTCCAGGTCCGGACCCGACACCACCGGACCGTGGTTCGACAGCAGCACCGCGCTGTGCTTCGCCGCCAGCCCCCGGATCACGTCGCCCAGCGCCTTGTCGCCCGGCCGGTGGTACGCCACCAGCGGCAGCCGCCCGATCTTCATGACGAAGTACGGCGTCAGCGGCGGCATGCAACTGTCCGCATCCAGACCCGCCAGGCACGACACCGCCGCCGAGTGCGTCGAGTGCAGGTGCACGATCGCCCCCGCCTGCGGCCGCACTTCGTACATCGACCGGTGCAGGAAGGCTTCCTTCGACGGCGCATCGCCCGCCAGCACCTGTCCGTTCCAGTCCAGCTTCGAGATCCGCGCCGGGTCGAGTTCGCCCAAGCACGAGTTCGTCGGCGTCAGCAGCCAGCCGTCTTCCAGCCGCACGCTGATGTTGCCGCTGCTCCCCGCCGTCAGCCCGCGCTCGTATAACGACCGCGAGAGTCGCGCGATCTTGTCGCGTTCGCGCGTTTCCGCGCTTTGAATGTGTGCACTCATGCTGACAGCTTGCTCCACGCTTTAAGGAAGAAGTCCGGCGTGCCGAAGTTCCCCGATTTCAATGCCAGCGCCAGCGGCTTCTCCCGCGCTTCGCCGCCGATGCCCGTCGTCCATGGCACGCCCGGATCGATCTCCGGCCCGATGCGCAGACCGCTCACGCCCAGCGCTTTCACCACCGCGCCCGAGGTCTCGCCGCCGGCGACGATCAGTTGCCCGACGCCCTTGGCCACCAGCCCTTGCGCGATCTTCGCCAGACAGTCTTCGACGAGGCTCCCCGCCGCTTCGCTGCCGAGTTGCGCCTGTACTGCTTTCACCGCTTCCGGCGCCGCCGTCGCGTAAATCAGGATCGGCTCACAGCCGAGCTTGTCCGCCGCCCAGGCCAGCGCGGCCGCGGCAACGTCCTTGCCTTGCGCCAGCTCGAACGGATCGACGTTGAAGGCCGGGCATTTTTCGCGCATCGCCGCGACCTGTCCCTGCGTCGCCACCGAGCAGCTGCCAGAGATCACCGCCCGCGCCCCGCCCGTCGCCGGCAGGGCATCGGCCACCTGACCTTCGGCCAGCAGCCCCGCCTTGCGGAAATTCTGCGGCAGGCCCAAGGCGACGCCCGAGCCCGCCGTCACCAGCGGCATCCCGGCACAGGCCGCGCCGATCGCCAGCAGGTCCGCGTTCGAGATCGCATCGGTCACCGCGAAGCGGCAGCCGTCCGCTTTCAGTTTCGCAAAGCGTGCCGTGATCGCTTCGGCGCCCCGGCTCACTACCGCTGATTCGACCAGCCCGACCTTGCCCTGCACTTGCGCCTGCAGCACTTTCACCAGGTTCGATTCGGTCATCGGCGTCAGTGGGTGATGCCGCATTCCCGATTCCGATAACAAACCATCGCCGACGAACAGGTGCCCCTTGTAGATCGTCCGGCCATTCACCGGAAACGCCGGACAGGCGATCGTGAAGTCCGAGCCCAGCGCCGCCAGCAGCGCTTCCGCCACCGGCCCGATATTCCCCTTCGCCGTCGAGTCGAAGGTCGAGCAGTACTTGAAGTAAATCTGCCGGCAGCCCGCCCCCTGCAACCACTTCAGCGCCGCCAGCGATTCCTCCACCGCCTCCGCCGCCGGCGTCGTCCGGCTCTTCAGCG encodes:
- a CDS encoding DUF2249 domain-containing protein — translated: MSDVQPDRIIDGRELEPPEPFVRTMEALDAIAPGEKVMLRIGREPFPLYRALSLNGYEWLTRQAPDGCYEVLIWHKPAA
- a CDS encoding hemerythrin domain-containing protein, with the translated sequence MTFRELMTGDHRHCDDCFVAVEAALGRDDWNAATQAFAVYERAMLAHFSAEESLLFPEFEARTGMRMGPTQVMRNEHAQMRELIEAAASALREHDAVDYSGYAETLLIMMQQHNMKEENILYPMCDEHLRDAYASLSARIESTLHP
- a CDS encoding universal stress protein, coding for MFKHILVPTDGSPLSQETVSRAISFAKEAGAKITAFYAKPSFPECFFGEGALVDPGSPEKFAQMAEEEALRILGEVEAGCREAEVPCDTCAVESDIPYEAIIEVATQRGCDLIFMSSHGRRGIGALLLGSETHKVLTHSKIPVLVYR
- a CDS encoding AAA family ATPase, which encodes MLAREVTPSVIVRYLDQYVIGQENAKRIVAVAVYTHYRKIASAASRRSVAAKSNVLLIGSSGTGKTLVCETLSRMLGVPFVTADATSLAQTRYVNDEIEAVLLRLIERAGDDLRKAQCGIVFIDEIDKLKASPGAQRAASGESVQHALLKIMEGAPVRLKDGRCIDTTNILFICGGAFVGLDELMAKRRGFGFIATSAGDNQAILDRLNRRVKPTDLAEYGLIPEFTGRLPIVARFDDLDKAMLVRIISEPKDSIYRQYADLLQADGVELVVTPRVFEQIAELAVEYRAGGRSLRGIFEELMMPVLYLVPDDPDIIRVEIASLFEEARYLRKRAS
- a CDS encoding NfeD family protein; translated protein: MFEWWHWMVLGLCLAMAELAVPAFFLIWFGIGALLVGLVLLAAPETGIAVQLLLWAATSTVLVIVWFRYLKPATVSAVGSSTAHVTGEVGILVGDLTPDARGRVRFQKPVLGADLWECYADAPIRAGARVRIVAVEGSFVKVEEAS
- a CDS encoding SPFH domain-containing protein yields the protein MIGTTITSFVFLAFVIITIARGVRIIPQGEEWVVQRLGKYRVTLLPGLRFIIPYLDSVAYKVTTKDIILDVQEQEVITRDNAVIVVNAIAFIKVTDPVKAVYGVENYSEAIRNMIMTTLRSIVGEMELDHALSQRDMIKARLKAGVADEALDWGLTVKSVEIQDIKPSQSMQRAMELQASAERERKAMVTKAEGEKQSMILTAEARLESAKRDAEAQIMLADASSQAITKVTGAFGANELPMLYLLGEKYIASLGRMADSPNAKVVLLPADLQNTLRGLFQHLPKT
- a CDS encoding DMT family transporter → MTDNRHLFQGYLAAIATLLMWSAFSLVSRLGGKSVLTPYDVYALRVVTAAAVLIPFIGRLPKGAWKDGRLWLLTTLCSLIYCPLVYSGFKYAPAAHGGILLAGLQPLLISIVVWMFTGKRPTRARSIGLLLITGGIVCAAVPYFNAWSPDSAFGDLLIFLSSVSWAIYSVLAARWGYPVWGLTCAIAFGSLVAYLPIYTLFLPKALAAAPLSAIVTQGLYQGIFATILAMLTYLKAISILGAERCAPLLALVPIVIGLVAVPLLDEPLTGWLMAGLVLVSGGALVAARQKATL
- the ycaO gene encoding 30S ribosomal protein S12 methylthiotransferase accessory factor YcaO: MATEHFIPGKDASLETTIARMQQKLAELGFHVEERSWLNPIDDVWSVHIRDRDCPLLFTNGKGASQLAARASALGEFFERLSCNYFWSHYHLGPGFADAPFTHHPEEHWFPLDENGAWPEGLLTPDLQNFYNPQQSIDATMLVDHNSGNADRGICALPFTRLSDDARVWFPVNIVGNLYVSNGMAAGNSRNEARAQALSEIVERHIKFRVFTEGLCLPEIPESVIARFPNIAADIAALRQAGNGILVRDASLGGQFPVICVTLLNPRDQGCYCSFGAHPRFEVALERALTELLQGRALDALDGFPPPGFDLDEVASSPNIEIHFVDSSGIVGWPFLGNAPDFEFCDWNFSTTTADDYAWLVNLIRSQDCDIYVADYEHLGVYACRIIVPGMSEIYPIDDLDYENNSVANDFREAILYLPELDDEECSDLLDTFNDLNLADDRLVAALIGLAPDADSFWEDLRVGELKTLLALAIGNEDAVREGCDWILHFGQINPARLRAYRCIDTLQRLYDTGEIEPFRTALEHLFGSTTLAEAEALMARELRFFGIDAPGTAFAGCTMHQRLLAAYGKVVRAHG
- a CDS encoding GntR family transcriptional regulator, producing the protein MPRTKNVAALFEKKTKVSAVDLVIDSIKNILIQKKILPGDLLPSEQALADSLGVGRGSVREALKILDAFGIVEIIHGDGTYIATSANKKIFDPLIYSMIISNSDSNELIQLREMVEMGVINTIIDNATDDDLRTLEAVHAEYEALGQRGETDLAQLNACDLKFHRTMATLTHNHLIENMYNFVIDIFAPTINATFGLERHRKIIAAIVSRDKAAAMAAEHDHTATWIASQQRL
- the otnC gene encoding 3-oxo-tetronate 4-phosphate decarboxylase, which encodes MSAHIQSAETRERDKIARLSRSLYERGLTAGSSGNISVRLEDGWLLTPTNSCLGELDPARISKLDWNGQVLAGDAPSKEAFLHRSMYEVRPQAGAIVHLHSTHSAAVSCLAGLDADSCMPPLTPYFVMKIGRLPLVAYHRPGDKALGDVIRGLAAKHSAVLLSNHGPVVSGPDLEGAIYASEELEETAKIFLLLQGRATNCLNAAQIDELKTAFKLAL
- the otnK gene encoding 3-oxo-tetronate kinase, whose amino-acid sequence is MALLLGCIADDFTGGTDLAGMLVKAGMRTIQTIGVPTWPIGDDVDAVVVALKSRTTPAAEAVEESLAALKWLQGAGCRQIYFKYCSTFDSTAKGNIGPVAEALLAALGSDFTIACPAFPVNGRTIYKGHLFVGDGLLSESGMRHHPLTPMTESNLVKVLQAQVQGKVGLVESAVVSRGAEAITARFAKLKADGCRFAVTDAISNADLLAIGAACAGMPLVTAGSGVALGLPQNFRKAGLLAEGQVADALPATGGARAVISGSCSVATQGQVAAMREKCPAFNVDPFELAQGKDVAAAALAWAADKLGCEPILIYATAAPEAVKAVQAQLGSEAAGSLVEDCLAKIAQGLVAKGVGQLIVAGGETSGAVVKALGVSGLRIGPEIDPGVPWTTGIGGEAREKPLALALKSGNFGTPDFFLKAWSKLSA